From Tiliqua scincoides isolate rTilSci1 chromosome 2, rTilSci1.hap2, whole genome shotgun sequence, the proteins below share one genomic window:
- the TMEM271 gene encoding transmembrane protein 271, translating into MKWSVRGACAALSSCLLLACALSAAAVGLKCFSLGSELKGEPFRLGTAAGAFYSGLLLAAGLSLLGSALFCCRQPDQLVGAHGEGAAGGAPQPGRAGGTEVAAVPVVGGDSQQPPQPSPKAPPGGRQNFLLLGVLVFMLGVLSAFAGAVIDGDTVSLVEKKYSHYCLLQGAGGGAAAPRGRSAEGSTALRCQKLRDYQRGLVISTIFNALECLLGLLNLLLVKNYKAAQQRGLRQQQRRRRHDRHLGGGRRRRRRGRGGGGVSGGGRRPQRQSQGSIFSSEDPDLSPGGDCPFQAVSYINVGVFHVFDEAGVEVHCGGHPSIELPGYSPMDPDLNASYPYCYPLPHEQPPAYEEIYPRELCSNRV; encoded by the coding sequence ATGAAGTGGAGTGTCCGGGGAGCCTGCGCCGCgctctccagctgcctcctgctcGCCTGCGCGCTGAGCGCCGCCGCCGTGGGCCTCAAGTGCTTCTCGCTGGGCTCCGAACTCAAGGGGGAGCCCTTCCGCCTCGGCACCGCCGCCGGCGCCTTCTACTCGGGGCTGCTGCTGGCCGCCGGCCTCTCGCTGCTGGGCTCGGCGCTCTTCTGCTGCCGCCAGCCCGACCAGCTCGTCGGCGCGCACGGCGAGGGCGCAGCCGGCGGGGCGCCCCAGCCGGGCCGCGCGGGGGGCACCGAGGTGGCGGCCGTGCCTGTCGTCGGCGGGGACTCGCAGCAGCCGCCCCAGCCCTCGCCCAAGGCGCCCCCCGGCGGGCGGCAGAACTTCCTGCTGCTGGGGGTGCTGGTGTTCATGCTGGGGGTGCTGAGCGCCTTCGCCGGGGCCGTCATCGACGGCGACACGGTGTCCCTGGTGGAGAAGAAGTACTCCCACTACTGCCTGCTGCAGGGGGCCGGAGGAGGCGCGGCTGCCCCCCGGGGGAGGTCTGCGGAGGGCTCGACGGCGCTGCGCTGCCAAAAGCTGCGCGACTACCAGCGCGGCTTGGTCATCTCCACCATCTTCAACGCCCTGGAGTGCCTGCTGGGGCTCCTCAACCTGCTGCTGGTCAAGAACTACAAGGCTGCCCAGCAGCGAGGGCTGCGCCAGCAGCAGCGCCGGCGGAGGCACGACCGCCACCTCGGGGGCGGCCGTCGGAGAAGGCGCAGGGGACGCGGTGGCGGTGGCGTCTCCGGCGGAGGGCGACGGCCTCAGCGCCAGAGCCAAGGCTCCATCTTCTCCAGCGAGGACCCCGACTTGTCCCCCGGGGGAGACTGCCCCTTCCAGGCCGTCTCCTACATCAACGTCGGCGTCTTCCACGTGTTCGACGAGGCCGGGGTGGAGGTGCACTGTGGAGGGCACCCTTCCATCGAATTGCCCGGCTACTCGCCCATGGATCCCGATCTCAACGCATCCTATCCCTATTGCTACCCGCTGCCCCACGAGCAGCCTCCTGCCTACGAGGAGATCTACCCCAGGGAGCTCTGTTCCAACCGCGTCTAG